In one Rutidosis leptorrhynchoides isolate AG116_Rl617_1_P2 chromosome 8, CSIRO_AGI_Rlap_v1, whole genome shotgun sequence genomic region, the following are encoded:
- the LOC139864649 gene encoding F-box/FBD/LRR-repeat protein At1g13570-like — MLLFEYRDDIFERWVRSLTFRGPITVIYILSVEAHVSVNMSIFSAIFVCRGYSVPVIKAADALKAVRKDNIAVAVRWGIDPIVKLVDSRIFLPINYFNMKASKRKSGLGRKRRHLSLDRISTLPAHIIDSILCLLPLKDAVRTSILSKEWRYIWTKIPVLHFSRFELNGSGGTDMLSIMGQFDFYDAQNMIRDFKILNTIKQCLLLHQGPLLEVSLIVSVSADENCVELDQIISHLSRRTTIKNFSLEIFYEDEYSMYRLPSSIFSMHQLRELSLGYCCIYHPLTFIGFGSLTSLYLDDVKISTKTLLHLVSSCPLLKSFTLLRLGKYDIVSSIIDLIECFPVIEHLIIDVSVSNCFSIDSLPKELPISLVHLKYLRIEDMLDRNTERELALLFLLIRCSPNLEELSLHISGSTSEDVLPTTFEKYSNIWLMNLKELDIFEVSDRDLHLEFAQLMLAKSPKLKKLSIGLLGVKTDDEVSNVSRILLQYPHASQSVEIIVEPC, encoded by the exons ATGTTATTGTTCGAGTATAGGGATGACATCTTCGAACGATGGGTACGTTCCCTTACATTTCGCGGGCCTATCACCGTCATTTATATCTTATCCGTCGAAGCTCATGTATCCGTCAACATGTCAATTTTTTCGGCCATATTCGTATGCCGCGGATACTCAGTACCCGTGATCAAAGCCGCAG ATGCTTTGAAAGCCGTACGCAAGGATAACATCGCCGTCGCTGTTCGCTGGGGTATTGACCCCATTGTTAAACTTGTAGACTCAAG aatatTCCTccctattaattattttaatatgaAAGCAAGCAAAAGAAAATCAGGACTTGGCCGAAAAAGAAGACATTTGTCTTTGGATCGAATCAGTACCCTTCCTGCACACATAATAGACTCCATCCTATGTCTTTTACCTCTTAAAGATGCAGTCAGGACAAGTATCCTTTCCAAAGAATGGAGATACATTTGGACCAAAATTCCAGTACTCCATTTTAGCAGGTTTGAGCTTAATGGATCTGGTGGTACGGATATGCTATCCATTATGGGGCAATTTGACTTTTATGATGCACAAAATATGATCAGGGATTTTAAGATATTGAATACTATAAAGCAATGTTTGTTATTGCATCAGGGCCCACTACTTGAGGTCTCCCTTATCGTAAGTGTAAGTGCAGACGAGAACTGTGTTGAACTTGACCAAATTATAAGTCATTTGTCAAGGAGGACTACCATCAAAAATTTTAGTCTTGAGATATTTTATGAAGATGAGTATAGCATGTACAGGTTACCATCATCTATCTTCTCAATGCATCAGTTAAGGGAGCTAAGTCTCGGTTATTGTTGCATATACCATCCACTAACATTTATTGGATTTGGTAGCCTCACAAGTCTATATTTGGACGATGTAAAGATATCTACCAAAACTCTTTTACATCTTGTATCCAGTTGTCCATTACTTAAGAGCTTCACTTTG CTTAGGTTGGGAAAATATGATATTGTCAGTTCCATTATTGACCTAATTGAGTGTTTTCCGGTTATTGAACATCTGATTATTGATGTCTCCGTTTCTAAT TGTTTTTCTATCGACTCGCTTCCCAAAGAGCTTCCAATCTCCTTAGTCCACCTTAAGTATTTGCGTATAGAGGACATGTTAGATCGTAACACCGAGAGGGAGTTGGCGTTGCTTTTCCTTTTAATCCGATGCTCCCCGAATTTGGAGGAACTTAGTCTACAT ATCTCTGGTTCTACATCTGAAGATGTCCTCCCAACCACATTTGAAAAGTATTCAAATATTTGGTTGATGAACCTGAAGGAATTAGATATATTTGAAGTTAGCGACCGCGACCTTCATTTGGAGTTTGCGCAGCTAATGTTGGCCAAGTCCCCCAAGCTGAAGAAGTTAAGCATAGGGCTTCTTGGAGTGAAAACTGACGATGAGGTGTCAAATGTATCAAGAATTCTACTACAATATCCACATGCATCACAATCTGTAGAAATAATTGTTGAGCCTTGCTAG